Sequence from the Oscillatoria salina IIICB1 genome:
TTAATGGGGCATTGAACCCCATTAATTTACCGCCAAGAAGCCTCACACCATAATTTTAATTTGGTGTGAGATGAATTGGCGGGTCAGCTAAAATGCGATCGCACTACCAGTTACAGTTAGGACGTTTTAAGAGCGATCGTGCAAGCTAAAGCGATCGCTCTCATCTACCTAATCTCAGAGCATAGTGCTATACCAGTTAATAGTTTGTCATTATTCCCAATCCCCAATCCCCAATCCCCAATCCCCAATCCCCAAAATTAAGGAAGGGCTGGCGCACTCACTGCGGGAGTTTTACTCATTGTTCCTGAAAAAACCATACCCCGTTGAGCATCAATAGTCACAATTGAACCTTCGCGAATAATATTAGTAGCATTGTTGAAACCCACAATTACTGGAAGCCCCAGACGCAAACCAATGACAGCCGCATGGCTAGTTAAACTATCTTCTTCGGTAATAATACCAGCCGCTTTGCGGATAACATCAACATAAGCTGCATCTGTAGAAGGAGCAACTAAAATTTCGCCGTGGCTGAAATTGCCAATTTCCGAGGCATTGTAAACCACCCTAGCACGACCGCTAACGATCGTTTGACCGATACCAATACCTTTACCAAGCACGGCGGTAACTACTTCTACTTTAATTAGATCGGTGGAACCTGCGACTCCTTGCAGAGTACCTGCGGTCATAACAACTAAATCGCCTTCGGCAACTAAATCTTTTTCTTGGGCGACATTAATCGCAGCTTGGAAAGTTTGACCCGTACTAGGCAAATCTAATACGAGGAGAGGTTTAACTCCCCAAACCAGTTGCAGTTGTCTCGCTACATCAACGTGGGGAGTAACAGCTAAAATTGGGTTACGAGGACGAAACTTAGAAACATTACGAGCAGTTGCGCCCGTTTTCGTCAAAGTCATGATTGCTGATGCTTCTAATTGTTGAGCAATATGACTGACTGCGGCTGAGATGGCGTTAGGAATGGATTTAGTAGGGTTAGATTTAAGTTGAGGGCTTTCTAATTCCTGTTCGATGCAAGTAGCGATTTGCGCCATTGTCCGCACTGCTTCCACTGGATACTTACCGACAGCAGTTTCGTTGGAAAGCATGACTGCATCAGTACCATCAAGAATCGCATTAGCCACATCAGAAACTTCGGCACGAGTTGGTCGCGGATTATTGACCATGCTATCTAACATCTGGGTAGCAGTAATTACAGGGATACCGAGTTGGTTAGCTGTTGCAATCAGTCGCTTTTGCAAAATTGGCACTTGTTCGGCTGGTAACTCTACCCCTAAATCTCCCCTAGCTACCATGACACCATCGCAGAGAGAGAGAATCGCATCCATTTGTTCGATCGCTTCGTGCTTTTCGATTTTAGCGATTACTGGTACGGCTTTTCCGGCACTAGCAATTAGTTCTTTAATTTCCAGTACATCTTGGGGTTGACAAACAAAACTAAGGGCGACCCAATCTACACCTTGGTCTAAACCAAAGGTTAAATCCCGTCTGTCTTTTGCGGTTAAAGCGGGGATGGATAAGGAGACATTGGGAAAATTTACACCTTTGTTGTTAGAAAGGGTGCCACCGACAATAACTTCACAGTGTAACTCTTGTTTGTCTCGGTCTACTTTCTGGACGAGCATCTCAACCTTGCCGTCGTCGAGGAGAATTTTCGCCCCTGCGGGAACTTCTTCAGCGAGGCGATCGTAACTAACATAACCCATTTCTTGGGTACAAGGTATCTGACGACTGGTGAGAATATATTTTGCTCCTTTTTCCAGATAAATCGAGCCATGCTCGTATTTACCTAAGCGAATCTTTGGACCTTGTAAATCTTGGAGAATTCCCACGGGTCGGTCTAAATAATATGCTGTTTGACGAATCAAACGAACACTGCGCTGGTGGTCTTCATGAGTTCCATGAGAAAAGTTTAATCGTAGTGTAGTTGCCCCTGCAAGGATCAAGTCGCGCAGTATTTCTGGTTTGAGGGTTGCAGGTCCTACAGTAGCAACAATTTTAGTTCGACGAGGAAAAGTTAGCGATCGCATATTAATTGAAGGTACTTTTGAGCAAGAAGATTTATGTCTGGGTAGCAAAGCCAAAGCCTATACAGTCAGCTTAACTTTATCATCGTACACAACCGGGGCGATCTTACGCGAGCAAACCCGGCGATCGCGGATTGAACATTTCCCCTTCTTGGCTTCGGCAGGGAACGCCACCCATCAGGCTCCTGCCTCCCCAAAAAAAACCCGTGCGGCTTATTGACCACACGAGTTTCATAACACATTTACTTGATTTTGTCAAGCTATATTCTCATCTTTCAATAGAGAGAACATCTCACTAACTAGACGACAGAGAAATCAGCCCCAAAGACCAAATCATCATAGGATTCATCTCCACCGCCTTGTTGATCTTCAAAACCAACCAGGTTATCTCCGAGGATACGAACATGATCCACATTACCTGGAT
This genomic interval carries:
- the pyk gene encoding pyruvate kinase, giving the protein MRSLTFPRRTKIVATVGPATLKPEILRDLILAGATTLRLNFSHGTHEDHQRSVRLIRQTAYYLDRPVGILQDLQGPKIRLGKYEHGSIYLEKGAKYILTSRQIPCTQEMGYVSYDRLAEEVPAGAKILLDDGKVEMLVQKVDRDKQELHCEVIVGGTLSNNKGVNFPNVSLSIPALTAKDRRDLTFGLDQGVDWVALSFVCQPQDVLEIKELIASAGKAVPVIAKIEKHEAIEQMDAILSLCDGVMVARGDLGVELPAEQVPILQKRLIATANQLGIPVITATQMLDSMVNNPRPTRAEVSDVANAILDGTDAVMLSNETAVGKYPVEAVRTMAQIATCIEQELESPQLKSNPTKSIPNAISAAVSHIAQQLEASAIMTLTKTGATARNVSKFRPRNPILAVTPHVDVARQLQLVWGVKPLLVLDLPSTGQTFQAAINVAQEKDLVAEGDLVVMTAGTLQGVAGSTDLIKVEVVTAVLGKGIGIGQTIVSGRARVVYNASEIGNFSHGEILVAPSTDAAYVDVIRKAAGIITEEDSLTSHAAVIGLRLGLPVIVGFNNATNIIREGSIVTIDAQRGMVFSGTMSKTPAVSAPALP